The genomic region ACGGTTTCCTATCTAATCACCCGGCAGGGGGCTTCCAGACAAGTCGAGCTTGGCTGGCTCTGGGGCTAGGGCTAGGGATGGCCATGCTAGGCACTCCAGCGATCGCCCAATCCCCACCATCCACGCCGCCGGACGTGCGAACGGAGCGATCGCCCCAGCAGCGGACGACTCTCCAACTCGGCAGCCAAGGTGTGGCCGTGGCCCAAGTACAAGCCATGCTAACCCTGCTAGGCTACTACACTGGCCCAGTAGATGGGCAGTATCAAGACAGCACAGCGATCGCTGTGGCCACCTTTCAGCAAGCCGCCGGACTCACGGTCGATGGCGTCATGGGGGCCAATACTTGGGCTGCTCTCCTACCCAGCCCTAATGGACAAGTAGCCGCTGAGCCTGTCGAGCCTAACGAGACGTCGCCCACATCCGTGCCGTTTCCGAGCCCCACGCCCTCTCCTGAGGCACCGCCTGAATCAGCAGCGCCAGCACCGTCTGAGGAAGCGCCCGCGGAAGAAGCGATCGCTCCCAGCACCGCCGCTCTCCCCGTACTGCGCTTGGGAATGCGAGGGTCTGCTGTGGAGCGGCTGCAGGAACGGCTGCAAGTTCTGGGCGTATACAGCGCCCCCATTGA from Candidatus Obscuribacterales bacterium harbors:
- a CDS encoding peptidoglycan-binding domain-containing protein — its product is GFLSNHPAGGFQTSRAWLALGLGLGMAMLGTPAIAQSPPSTPPDVRTERSPQQRTTLQLGSQGVAVAQVQAMLTLLGYYTGPVDGQYQDSTAIAVATFQQAAGLTVDGVMGANTWAALLPSPNGQVAAEPVEPNETSPTSVPFPSPTPSPEAPPESAAPAPSEEAPAEEAIAPSTAALPVLRLGMRGSAVERLQERLQVLGVYSAPIDGVFGPATQAAVQDIQRRNRLDPDGIVGPATWTVLFRAAN